In Ostrea edulis chromosome 10, xbOstEdul1.1, whole genome shotgun sequence, one genomic interval encodes:
- the LOC125666412 gene encoding endoglucanase-like, with translation MRKPAWPVIRDTTVGYANCKQKYTGSPRVFRGKRCASTTRYASYQNGGCGCDTASGDSQYGWNHDHFVMAVNQNFFDEGNKSRCGERCGKCVKLTTTGGWVPEHGGPSLQGQSRIFMVTNVCPNAYPNQNWCNQGTGPYGNGHNDYGYVAHFELENGGNQIQNIGWNNPEVTWEIVSCDGYKTPTRGMYQQCECFHHGKRALNKTERF, from the exons CTGTGGGATATGCGAATTGTAAGCAGAAATATACAGGGTCACCCAGGGTGTTTAGAGGTAAGCGATGTGCCTCCACAACTCGCTATGCTAGCTACCAAAACGGGGGGTGTGGGTGTGACACTGCCTCGGGAGACAGCCAATATGGATGGAACCACGACCATTTTGTGATGGCAGTCAATCAGAACTTCTTTGACGAGGGTAATAAAAGCCGGTGTGGAGAGAGATGCGGAAAATGTGTCAAACTGACCACAACAG GTGGTTGGGTTCCAGAACACGGGGGACCAAGCCTTCAGGGACAGTCCCGAATTTTCATGGTAACCAACGTGTGTCCCAACGCTTACCCCAACCAGAACTGGTGTAACCAGGGGACCGGTCCCTATGGCAACGGCCACAACGATTATGGATATGTAGCTCACTTTGAATTGGAAAACGGCGgcaatcaaattcaaaatataggCTGGAACAACCCGGAAGTGACGTGGGAGATAGTTTCTTGTGACGGATACAAGACACCTACTAGGGGAATGTATCAACAATGCGAATGTTTTCATCATGGAAAGCGAGCTCTGAACAAAACTGAACGGTTCTAa